The following proteins are encoded in a genomic region of Xanthomonas citri pv. mangiferaeindicae:
- a CDS encoding leucine dehydrogenase, translated as MIFEHLDTTGHEQIVFCHNKDVGLKAIIAIHNTVLGPALGGTRMWPYESEQDALNDVLRLSRGMTYKNAVAGLNIGGGKAVIIGDPATDKSEGLFRAFGQFVESLGGRYITAEDVGIDVNDMEFVYRETQYVTGVHQVHGGSGDPSPFTAYGTLQGLLASLNRKFGNEEVGNYSYAVQGLGHVGLEFVKLLKERGAKIFVTDINKDRVERAVSEYGAEAVGLDEIYDVDADVYSPCALGGTVNEKTLPRLKAKIICGAANNQLANNAIGDEVEQRGILYAPDYAVNAGGVMNVSLEIDGYNRERAMRMMRTIYHNLTRIFEISERDGIPTYRAADRLAEERIEIIGKLKLPLGRAAPRFQGRVRGA; from the coding sequence ATGATTTTCGAGCACCTCGACACCACCGGTCACGAGCAGATCGTGTTCTGCCACAACAAGGACGTCGGCCTGAAGGCGATCATCGCGATCCACAACACGGTGCTGGGCCCGGCGCTGGGCGGTACGCGCATGTGGCCGTACGAATCCGAGCAGGATGCGCTCAACGACGTGCTGCGCCTGTCGCGCGGCATGACCTACAAGAACGCGGTCGCCGGTCTGAACATCGGCGGCGGCAAAGCGGTGATCATCGGCGACCCCGCCACCGACAAGTCCGAGGGGCTATTCCGCGCGTTCGGCCAGTTCGTCGAGTCGCTCGGCGGGCGCTATATCACCGCCGAGGACGTCGGCATCGATGTCAACGACATGGAGTTCGTCTACCGCGAGACCCAGTACGTCACTGGCGTGCACCAGGTCCATGGCGGCTCGGGCGACCCGTCGCCGTTCACCGCCTACGGCACCCTGCAGGGCCTGCTGGCGTCGTTGAACCGCAAGTTCGGCAACGAGGAAGTCGGCAACTACAGCTATGCGGTCCAGGGCCTGGGCCATGTCGGCCTGGAGTTCGTGAAGCTGCTCAAGGAGCGCGGCGCGAAGATCTTTGTCACCGACATCAACAAGGACCGGGTCGAGCGCGCGGTCAGCGAGTACGGTGCCGAGGCTGTAGGTCTGGACGAGATCTACGATGTCGATGCCGATGTCTATTCGCCGTGCGCGCTTGGCGGCACGGTCAACGAGAAGACCCTGCCCCGCCTGAAGGCCAAGATCATCTGCGGCGCGGCGAACAACCAGTTGGCCAACAATGCGATCGGCGACGAGGTCGAGCAGCGCGGCATCCTCTACGCGCCCGACTACGCGGTCAACGCCGGCGGCGTGATGAACGTGTCGCTGGAGATCGACGGCTACAACCGCGAGCGCGCGATGCGCATGATGCGCACGATCTACCACAACCTCACACGCATCTTCGAGATCTCCGAGCGCGACGGCATCCCGACCTATCGGGCCGCCGACCGTCTGGCCGAGGAACGCATCGAGATCATCGGCAAGCTCAAGCTGCCGCTCGGGCGCGCCGCCCCGCGTTTCCAGGGCCGCGTCCGCGGCGCCTGA
- a CDS encoding cardiolipin synthase translates to MKKRVKRILAWSVFTLLVMAVSSVFVADRLMLPATGVPSTTLPLSEDATALDRELAPLLARHPGQTGAIMLPDGVDAYAARAISARQAGRSLDLQYYIWHDDLTGRMLANEAWEAAERGVRVRILLDDVGVGDMDATLLAMDAHPRIELRVYNPFRNRSGPLRVLEMIQRAWGVNHRMHNKAWIADGRVAVVGGRNIGVEYFSAAEAFNFHDLDIALFGPAVAEASAIFDDFWNSEAAVPIAALNRKPPRTLRAVLERIRDEAGSPEARRFLDAMDISPSVRRYFSQELTPIWSEHIRILSDPPIKWRGDGRENWLVEHLVGEIGAAERSALLISPYFVPGGDGTEGLVALAGRGVHVAVVTNSLAANDVVAVHGGYARYRKPLLEGGVHLFETRSQAEAKAASSLFGSSGASLHTKAVLIDGHRGFVGSFNLDPRSANLNTEMGVLFDDPDLGAALREEVLHLTDPGMSYWVYLDSRGRLRWLDRARDPPTVLDSEPDATRRQRAIAAVVRWLPIESQL, encoded by the coding sequence ATGAAGAAGCGCGTCAAGAGAATCCTCGCCTGGAGCGTGTTCACGCTGCTGGTGATGGCGGTGAGCAGCGTGTTCGTCGCCGACCGGTTGATGCTGCCGGCGACCGGGGTGCCGAGCACGACGCTGCCGCTGTCCGAGGATGCGACCGCGCTGGACCGCGAACTGGCGCCGCTGCTCGCCCGACACCCGGGTCAGACCGGCGCGATCATGCTGCCCGACGGCGTCGACGCCTACGCCGCGCGCGCGATCTCCGCGCGCCAGGCCGGCCGCAGCCTCGACCTGCAGTACTACATCTGGCACGACGACCTGACCGGCCGCATGCTCGCCAACGAGGCCTGGGAAGCGGCCGAGCGCGGCGTGCGGGTGCGGATCCTGCTCGACGACGTCGGCGTGGGCGACATGGACGCCACGCTGCTGGCGATGGACGCCCATCCGCGCATCGAGCTGCGCGTGTACAACCCGTTCCGCAACCGCAGCGGACCGCTGCGGGTGCTGGAAATGATCCAGCGCGCCTGGGGCGTGAACCACCGCATGCACAACAAGGCCTGGATCGCCGACGGGCGGGTGGCCGTGGTCGGCGGACGCAATATCGGGGTGGAGTACTTCAGCGCCGCCGAGGCGTTCAACTTCCACGACCTCGACATTGCACTGTTCGGCCCGGCCGTGGCCGAGGCCAGTGCGATCTTCGACGACTTCTGGAACAGCGAGGCCGCAGTGCCGATCGCCGCGCTCAACCGCAAGCCACCGCGCACGCTGCGCGCGGTGCTCGAACGGATCCGCGACGAAGCCGGCAGCCCCGAGGCGCGCCGATTCCTTGATGCGATGGACATCTCGCCCAGCGTGCGGCGCTACTTCTCGCAGGAACTGACGCCGATCTGGAGCGAGCACATCCGCATCCTGTCCGACCCTCCGATCAAGTGGCGCGGCGACGGCCGCGAGAACTGGCTGGTCGAGCACCTGGTCGGCGAGATCGGTGCGGCCGAGCGCAGTGCCTTGTTGATCTCGCCGTATTTCGTTCCCGGCGGCGACGGCACCGAGGGCTTGGTCGCGTTGGCCGGCCGCGGCGTCCACGTGGCGGTGGTCACCAACTCGCTGGCCGCCAACGACGTCGTCGCCGTGCACGGCGGCTACGCGCGCTATCGCAAGCCCTTGCTCGAAGGCGGCGTGCATCTGTTCGAAACCCGCAGCCAGGCCGAGGCCAAGGCCGCCAGCAGCCTGTTCGGCAGCAGCGGTGCGAGCCTGCACACCAAGGCGGTGCTGATCGATGGCCATCGCGGCTTCGTGGGTTCGTTCAACCTCGATCCGCGCTCGGCCAATCTCAATACCGAAATGGGCGTGCTGTTCGACGACCCCGACCTGGGCGCGGCATTGCGCGAGGAGGTCCTGCACCTGACCGACCCGGGCATGAGCTACTGGGTCTATCTCGACAGCAGGGGCCGGCTGCGCTGGCTCGACCGCGCGCGCGATCCGCCAACGGTCCTGGATAGCGAACCCGACGCCACCCGGCGACAGCGTGCGATCGCGGCGGTGGTGCGCTGGTTGCCGATCGAATCGCAGCTGTGA
- a CDS encoding aminodeoxychorismate lyase, with amino-acid sequence MTPPVKRRWRGLGLLFVLSALLAGAGAYLLYDRYTGFADTPLSGVEDGRTFTVERGDSFQRVLARLREAGVVEGHALQWRLLARQLGADAKIQVGEYPLDATTTPRTLLLRMRDGKVILHRFTIVEGWNMRELRAALARAELLEQRVPELDDARLMAELGFDGVHPEGRFLPETYLYTRGDSDLDVLARANAALEAALDRAWETRDPGLALENREQALVLASIIEKETGVPEERPQISGVFNRRLQQGMRLQTDPTVIYGMGTAYTGNIRRRDLQTDTPYNTYTRDGLPPTPIAMPGQAAIEAATHPAPGDTLYFVAVGDGSGRHVFSRSYAEHNAAVREYVRRYRARFGGGDASAGSAAQAAAGDETRPPNEAEVEAATGEEGTP; translated from the coding sequence ATGACCCCACCCGTGAAACGCCGCTGGCGCGGCCTCGGCCTGCTGTTCGTGCTCTCTGCGCTGCTGGCCGGTGCCGGCGCCTACTTGCTCTACGACCGTTACACCGGGTTTGCCGACACCCCGCTGTCGGGCGTCGAGGACGGGCGCACCTTCACCGTCGAGCGCGGCGATTCGTTCCAGCGGGTGCTGGCGCGGCTGCGCGAGGCTGGGGTGGTCGAAGGGCATGCGCTCCAATGGCGCCTGCTTGCGCGCCAGCTCGGCGCCGACGCCAAGATCCAGGTCGGCGAGTATCCGCTCGACGCCACGACGACGCCGCGCACGCTGTTGCTGCGGATGCGCGACGGCAAAGTGATCCTGCACCGCTTCACGATCGTCGAAGGCTGGAACATGCGCGAACTGCGCGCCGCGCTCGCGCGCGCCGAACTGCTGGAGCAGCGCGTGCCCGAGCTGGACGACGCGCGCCTGATGGCCGAACTCGGCTTTGATGGCGTGCATCCCGAAGGCCGCTTCCTGCCCGAGACCTACCTCTACACCCGCGGCGACAGCGACCTGGACGTGCTGGCGCGGGCCAATGCCGCGCTCGAGGCTGCGCTCGACCGTGCCTGGGAGACCCGCGACCCGGGCCTGGCGCTCGAGAACCGAGAGCAGGCGCTGGTGCTGGCATCGATCATCGAAAAGGAGACCGGCGTGCCCGAGGAGCGCCCGCAGATCTCCGGCGTCTTCAACCGCCGGCTGCAACAGGGCATGCGCCTGCAGACTGATCCCACGGTGATCTACGGCATGGGCACCGCGTACACCGGCAACATCCGGCGCCGCGATCTGCAGACCGACACGCCCTACAACACCTACACCCGCGACGGCCTGCCACCCACGCCGATCGCGATGCCCGGCCAGGCCGCGATCGAGGCAGCCACGCATCCGGCGCCCGGCGACACGCTGTACTTCGTTGCGGTCGGTGACGGCAGTGGACGCCATGTGTTCTCGCGCAGCTATGCCGAGCACAACGCCGCGGTCCGCGAGTACGTGCGGCGCTATCGCGCGCGCTTTGGCGGCGGCGATGCCAGCGCAGGCAGCGCCGCCCAGGCCGCCGCCGGCGACGAGACCCGGCCGCCGAACGAGGCCGAGGTCGAGGCCGCGACCGGCGAGGAGGGGACGCCGTGA
- a CDS encoding dTMP kinase, with the protein MSGLRSYPRFVSIEGGEGAGKTTVLRALCAALAADGREVVCTREPGGTPLAEMIRGLLLDPGHEPACAHTELLLVFAARAQHVAETLVPALERGAWVISDRFTDSSYAYQGGGRGLDVARIAALERDYVGIEPALTLLLDLGVAQGRARARGRDATPDRIESEHDAFFERVRAAFLQRAQAHPARFRVIDAARPAEAVAADAVRALQALQVPA; encoded by the coding sequence GTGAGCGGGTTGCGGTCGTACCCGCGCTTCGTTTCCATCGAAGGCGGCGAAGGGGCCGGCAAGACCACGGTGCTGCGCGCGCTGTGCGCAGCGCTGGCGGCCGACGGCAGGGAAGTCGTCTGCACGCGCGAGCCTGGCGGGACGCCGCTGGCCGAGATGATCCGCGGCCTGCTGCTCGATCCCGGACACGAGCCCGCGTGCGCGCATACCGAACTGCTGCTGGTGTTCGCCGCGCGCGCCCAGCACGTGGCCGAGACCCTCGTGCCGGCGCTCGAGCGCGGCGCCTGGGTGATCAGCGACCGATTCACCGATTCCAGCTACGCCTACCAGGGCGGCGGGCGCGGGCTGGATGTGGCGCGGATCGCTGCACTGGAGCGCGACTATGTCGGCATCGAGCCGGCCCTGACCCTGCTGCTCGACCTGGGCGTGGCACAGGGCCGCGCGCGCGCGCGCGGTCGCGATGCGACCCCCGATCGCATCGAGTCAGAACACGACGCGTTCTTCGAGCGTGTGCGTGCGGCGTTCCTGCAACGCGCGCAGGCGCACCCGGCGAGGTTCCGGGTGATCGATGCCGCCCGGCCGGCCGAGGCGGTCGCCGCCGATGCGGTGCGCGCACTCCAGGCGCTGCAGGTGCCGGCATGA